From the genome of Anopheles moucheti chromosome 3, idAnoMoucSN_F20_07, whole genome shotgun sequence, one region includes:
- the LOC128301394 gene encoding protein pigeon isoform X2, producing the protein MLKQENLAANFCGLLSVGGNKDVAIEWRILGKEQDSSLLASWVSFDPKKGREEQRTNVGIYTPKHKTFAVLYTFPGRENVIQASVNLTHTLLLYVTKEIKQDESGRNCDIYRAFLVEVRPMVDSVRPHLLVEVERNRQVMVTFLWRKLSTFEKNYQDKFLLLVHHEHVLLYTTSLKKIETATEDGSYENVLAAGSSSRIDYTNPNGWELDRDAMKSETITKAFIWAQWDPTVQALYYIHLKPTTRTIFEKEDEASGEQGEASKRLQPTLSAFQFHDDLPTETVLNIPLNLPKIPSSSSEDIYEDDTVPLRIHDSSLNLVIVSDESGMLFVCHYYLYQPIKQQEDEAQPANGTAQNIFDVHFAYSVTILHHGCVIHCVMPGIPWEKAKLMKPTFTLHGDHHVLVFQADLFMHLLDVGLSHEPSCHIVCAPFTRAPITQLVPCFATNNICYDSATLDLISITIPKSHLIDAFRNDTSIDNRLAIVHYFLAHSNGGDIIEIFSEILSIIMERPLHLDTVPLLKEALVAGTYASAKKGLTQDQLALFRLLPLTTCSTAKPIEAKVGKLNVGLSHETLYNTSMMLLSPQQRLSPFRKDIWTQLWDRLSDNGGSSKERPRFHQDQVREKLMYSLACYQPEALSRCTTPMSPANPIGGSFGVDFITGASSSAGRARLQNDLPFVETEACTANKQELVLNVNLRELSMHLVKHSVKEVTGFRWLKNAFYDTNPATSHVHAVATRYVAAQLEQSRALCVLVCRTAGLDHALAVEGTESRGFALIDQLERALQVRLFAMLERYCLAVETLAFPLPLGFCSFFSYLGYRALSFDSFMQYVEHHVFELQIDVVKVIFADIEDTQDGIRQKLKLLMILPRSRARRLLNSWNHPVSAMLRGREHAMNILSGNSVHPRGSAHLKKRDYQPKDLSQGLGAARKLQQPLDNFLDLLTAKANLNELDFNLLIETTLTSVENFHV; encoded by the exons ATGCTGAAGCAAGAAAACTTGGCCGCCAATTTTTGCGGTTTACTCTCTGTGGGCGGCAATAAAG ATGTAGCAATTGAATGGCGCATACTAGGAAAGGAGCAAGACAGTTCCCTGCTGGCTAGCTGGGTGTCATTTGATCCCAAAAAAGGCCGGGAGGAACAACGCACCAATGTGGGCATTTACACGCCGAAACACAAAACCTTCGCCGTGCTGTACACCTTCCCGGGCAGAGAAAACGTTATTCAGGCTTCGGTCAACCTCACCCACACTCTGCTATTGTACGTTACGAAGGAAATTAAGCAGGACGAATCCGGACGCAACTGTGACATTTATCGTGCATTCTTGGTAGAGGTACGTCCAATGGTTGATTCGGTACGGCCCCATCTGCTAGTGGAAGTTGAGCGTAACCGGCAGGTTATGGTTACGTTCCTGTGGCGTAAACTGTCCACCTTCGAGAAGAATTATCAGGATAAAtttttgctgctggtgcaccACGAACACGTGCTGTTGTATACAACGTCGttgaaaaaaatcgaaacagcCACCGAAGATGGCAGTTACGAGAATGTCCTCGCTGCGGGCAGTAGCAGCAGGATCGATTACACCAACCCAAACGGCTGGGAGCTCGATCGAGATgcaatgaaaagtgaaacgataACTAAAGCGTTCATATGGGCACAGTGGGATCCGACCGTACAAGCGCTGTACTACATACACCTCAAACCAACGACCAGAACCATCTTCGAAAAGGAAGACGAAGCTTCCGGCGAGCAAGGAGAAGCATCCAAGCGGCTTCAACCAACCTTATCCGCGTTTCAGTTTCACGACGATCTACCGACGGAGACGGTACTGAACATACCGTTAAACTTACCCAAAATACCTTCCTCTAGCAGCGAGGACATTTACGAGGACGACACTGTACCGTTGAGGATACACGATTCTTCGCTAAATCTGGTAATAGTGAGCGACGAGTCGGGAATGCTGTTCGTCTGCCACTACTATCTTTATCAGCCGATCAAGCAACAGGAAGATGAAGCTCAGCCCGCGAACGGTACGGCGCAGAACATTTTCGACGTACACTTTGCCTACTCGGTAACGATCCTGCACCATGGGTGCGTGATACACTGTGTAATGCCGGGCATACCGTGGGAGAAGGCCAAACTGATGAAACCCACGTTCACGCTGCACGGTGATCATCACGTGCTGGTGTTTCAGGCGGATCTTTTTATGCATCTGCTCGATGTGGGTCTGTCCCATGAGCCTTCATGCCATATCGTATGTGCACCGTTTACTCGTGCACCCATTACGCAGCTGGTTCCCTGTTTCGCCACTAACAACATTTGCTACGATTCGGCCACACTCGATCTGATCTCGATAACGATCCCCAAGTCGCATCTGATCGATGCATTCCGAAATGATACGTCGATCGATAATCGGCTCGCGATCGTCCACTATTTTCTGGCACACTCCAATGGTGGTGATATTATCGAAATTTTTTCCGAG ATATTGAGCATCATTATGGAACGGCCACTCCATCTGGACACGGTTCCACTGCTAAAGGAGGCCTTGGTAGCCGGTACGTACGCCTCGGCAAAAAAAGGACTCACCCAGGATCAGTTGGCCCTGTTCCGTTTGCTTCCACTGACAACCTGCAGCACTGCGAAGCCAATCGAGGCCAAAGTGGGCAAGCTAAATGTGGGCCTTTCGCACGAAACGCTTTACAACACGTCGATGATGTTGCTCTCACCACAGCAACGGCTGTCACCGTTCCGTAAAGACATCTGGACCCAGCTCTGGGATCGGCTCAGTGATAACGGCGGCAGTAGCAAAGAACGACCTCGCTTCCATCAGGATCAAGTGCGCGAAAAGCTAATGTATTCGCTGGCCTGCTACCAACCGGAAGCCCTGTCCCGTTGCACAACTCCCATGTCACCGGCTAACCCGATCGGTGGTTCGTTCGGGGTGGATTTTATAACCGGCGCCAGCTCGTCCGCTGGTCGGGCACGGTTACAGAACGATCTACCGTTCGTCGAAACGGAAGCGTGTACCGCTAACAAACAGGAGCTAGTGCTGAACGTGAATCTGCGCGAACTGAGCATGCATTTAGTGAAGCACAGTGTGAAAGAGGTGACCGGTTTCCGGTGGTTAAAGAATGCTTTCTACGATACGAATCCGGCCACGTCGCACGTGCATGCGGTCGCGACACGATACGTTGCCGCCCAACTGGAACAATCGCGAGCGCTCTGTGTGCTCGTGTGCCGTACGGCGGGTCTTGATCATGCGCTAGCCGTGGAGGGTACCGAAAGCCGGGGGTTCGCACTGATCGATCAGCTCGAACGTGCACTGCAGGTACGATTGTTTGCCATGCTCGAACGCTACTGTTTGGCGGTGGAAACGCTGGCATTTCCGCTACCGCTTGGGTTTTGCTCGTTCTTCTCGTACCTCGGCTATCGGGCACTGTCGTTCGACAGCTTCATGCAGTACGTGGAGCATCACGTATTTGAGTTGCAGATCGACGTGGTCAAGGTGATCTTTGCCGACATTGAGGATACGCAGGATGGGATTCGGCAGAAGCTGAAGCTGCTCATGATTTTGCCACGATCGAGAGCTCGGAGGTTGCTGAATAGCTGGAACCATCCGGTGAGCGCAATGCTGCGTGGACGCGAACACGCCATGAACATCTTGTCCGGGAACTCGGTCCACCCACGCGGATCGGCACATCTAAAAAAGCGGGACTATCAACCGAAAG
- the LOC128305811 gene encoding uncharacterized protein LOC128305811, with the protein MAKEVTQTVAKPMEVKKVSYTDETDPITISAELKKESQLITTTASSNQQSKPIKKTYEQMIIDAITENDPRRKGLSFTLIKKFIKGKYQIEGEITYYVKKAFEKLSSKDTVERVSGMGGMHGSIRLTKAHIAKVSKQFSAKSKPKNPKKTKVLPKKKPKKDEKDRNNNDKKKGKADKPKPTLQAKPSTKKTAITKTKIARSGGKVRLSIVASTDPSPSTNAKMAKAKRNASKTTVVAEKSAKPKGEKNAIPRMPKPKPAKARSEKKE; encoded by the coding sequence GAAACGGACCCAATAACTATTTCCGCCGAACTTAAGAAGGAGTCCCAACTAATAACGACTACCGCATCCAGTAACCAGCAAAGCAAACCTATTAAAAAAACCTACGAGCAGATGATCATCGACGCCATCACGGAGAACGATCCACGCCGGAAGGGTTTGTCTTTTACACTTATTAAAAAGTTCATCAAAGGCAAGTACCAGATCGAAGGGGAAATAACATACTACGTAAAGAAAGCGTTTGAAAAGCTTAGCAGCAAGGACACTGTCGAACGGGTTTCGGGAATGGGTGGCATGCACGGAAGCATCCGACTTACCAAAGCCCACATCGCGAAGGTTAGTAAGCAGTTCTCTGCAAAATCGAAACcgaaaaatcccaaaaaaactAAAGTACTGCCGAAAAAGAAACCCAAAAAGGACGAAAAGGACAGAAACAATAACGATAAGAAAAAGGGCAAAGCGGATAAGCCCAAACCAACGCTACAAGCTAAGCCGAGCACGAAGAAAACCGCCATtacgaaaacgaaaattgCACGATCCGGTGGCAAGGTGCGCCTATCGATCGTCGCCAGTACAGATCCATCACCGAGCACGAATGCGAAGATGGCCAAGGCAAAGAGGAACGCTTCTAAAACGACTGTTGTCGCTGAAAAATCGGCAAAGCCAAAGGGTGAGAAGAATGCCATACCAAGAATGCCTAAACCGAAACCAGCAAAAGCGCGCAGTGAGAAAAAGGAATAG
- the LOC128301079 gene encoding SUMO-activating enzyme subunit 2, with protein sequence MAAQLDGVFGTGLQKKITDSKVLVVGAGGIGCEVLKNLVLTGFQDIEIIDLDTIDVSNLNRQFLFHKEHVGKSKANVARESALSFNPNTKIKAYHDSITTNNYGVNFFKRFSIVLNALDNRAARSHVNRLCLTADVPLIESGTAGYNGQVELIKRGLTTCYECFPQAAQKTFPGCTIRNTPSEPIHCIVWAKHLFNQLFGESNEDEDVSPDTADPEAGAEVGQAALEKDANEKGNVDRVNTRAWAKQCEYDPEKIFNKLFYDDINYLLSMSNLWKNRDPPKPVKYDTVQEDVTDSTIIEDSVVRDQKVLSAVATAKLFAASLKALQATFTKLPEGDHLVWDKDDKDAMDFVAACANIRAQIFNIQKKSRFEMKSMAGNIIPAIATTNAITAGIVVMRAFRVLQEQYDKCKTVYVRLVVNPRSQFIVPEVTIVPPNPKCYVCAAKPEVVLKLDTKKLTVRELRDDILIKALNMVSPDVTLDGMNSIVISSEEGETDCNNDKTLEQMKIVDGCILKVDDFLQNYELSITVLHKDPGREEVPFEIVADPESLKPKEETESVPSAPVLDDAQPSTSKGLNGSANGKKATINRIEDEDDDGDCVIVDEEEDSADKPSTSKADTTPSKSVEKRKHAPEEDEPALKKAKVSSREPQPMEDDDDLIIMD encoded by the exons ATGGCTGCCCAACTTGATGGTGTTTTCGGGACAGGACTGCAGAAGAAAATCACCGATTCGAAAGTGCTGGTTGTGGGTGCTGGTGGAATAGGGTGTGAAGTATTAAAAAATCTTGTGCTAACAGGATTCCAGGACATAGAGATC ATCGATCTGGATACGATTGATGTGAGCAATCTAAATCGTCAATTTTTATTCCACAAGGAGCACGTCGGAAAATCGAAAGCGAACGTAGCCCGTGAGAGTGCGCTCTCGTTCAATCCGAATACAAAGATCAAAGCATACCATGACAGTATTACAAC CAATAACTATGGtgtaaatttttttaaacgtttttcGATTGTACTGAATGCACTGGATAACCGTGCTGCCCGTAGTCATGTGAATCGTTTGTGCTTGACGGCTGACGTGCCGTTAATAGAATCAGGTACTGCCGGATACAATGGTCAGGTAGAGCTGATCAAGCGGGGTCTCACAACATGCTATGAGTGTTTCCCGCAAGCAGCTCAAAAAACCTTCCCAGGATGTACGATAAGAAACACGCCATCCGAGCCAATTCACTGCATTGTATGGGCCAAACACCTGTTCAA CCAATTGTTTGGAGAAAGTAATGAAGATGAAGACGTTTCGCCTGATACGGCTGATCCAGAAGCGGGGGCCGAGGTCGGTCAGGCTGCTCTGGAGAAAGATGCAAACGAAAAGGGTAACGTTGATCGTGTTAATACCCGCGCCTGGGCGAAGCAATGTGAATACGATCCGGAGAAGATTTTTAACAAACTATTTTACGATGACATCAACTATCTGCTGAGTATGTCCAATCTGTGGAAGAACCGTGACCCACCGAAGCCCGTGAAATACGACACGGTGCAGGAAGACGTGACGGACAGTACCATTATCGAGGATAGCGTTGTGCGAGATCAGAAAGTGCTCAGTGCGGTGGCCACAGCGAAGTTGTTTGCTGCGAGCCTGAAAGCGTTGCAGGCGACTTTCACTAAGCTACCGGAAGGGGATCATCTCGTTTGGGATAAGGATGATAAGGACGCGATGGATTTTGTGGCCGCGTGTGCCAATATTCGTGCgcaaatttttaatattcaaaaAAAGAGTCGTTTCGAGATGAAAT cTATGGCCGGAAACATTATACCAGCGATTGCGACAACCAACGCTATTACGGCCGGAATTGTCGTAATGCGTGCATTCCGTGTGTTGCAAGAACAGTACGACAAATGCAAGACGGTGTACGTTCGGTTAGTGGTAAATCCACGGAGCCAGTTCATCGTACCGGAAGTAACTATCGTTCCACCGAACCCGAAATGCTACGTTTGTGCCGCCAAACCGGAGGTTGTCCTGAAGCTCGATACAAAAAAGCTAACTGTGCGCGAGCTTCGTGACGACATACTGATCAAGGCACTGAATATGGTCAGCCCAGATGTCACACTCGATGGTATGAATTCGATTGTAATTTCTTCCGAAGAGGGAGAAACCGATTGCAACAATGACAAAACGCTGGAACAGATGAAAATTGTAGACGGGTGCATTCTGAAGGTGGACgattttttgcaaaactacGAGCTGAGCATCACGGTGCTGCACAAGGATCCGGGTCGCGAAGAGGTACCGTTCGAGATTGTTGCCGATCCCGAATCATTGAAACCGAAGGAGGAGACGGAAAGTGTGCCATCAGCACCGGTACTTGATGATGCGCAACCATCCACATCGAAAGGGTTGAACGGGTCTGCGAATGGTAAGAAAGCGACCATCAACCGGATTGAAGATGAGGACGATGATGGCGACTGCGTAATTGTGGATGAGGAAGAGGACAGTGCCGATAAACCGTCCACGTCCAAGGCGGACACAACACCGAGCAAGAGCGTGGAGAAACGAAAGCATGCTCCAGAAGAGGATGAACCAGCACTCAAAAAAGCGAAAGTGTCCTCGCGCGAGCCACAACCGATGGAGGACGATgatgatttaattattatgGATTAA